Proteins encoded in a region of the Podarcis muralis chromosome 6, rPodMur119.hap1.1, whole genome shotgun sequence genome:
- the RPP30 gene encoding ribonuclease P protein subunit p30, which translates to MAEFVDLNIPHLAEKASLQKLVEAAAHLGYSTVAINYVVDYDEKKKEIVKPLSPKELFTALPLVQGKSKPIKILSRLTLVVSDPSHCNILRSTSTNIKFYDIFAVFPKSGKLFHVACTTLDVDIVCINVTEKLPFYIKRPSVNVAIDRGIYFELIYVPAIKDSTMRRYTVSNALSLMQICRGKNIILSSAAEKPLQLRGPYDVANLGWLFGLSESNAKAAVSTNGRAVLLHGEARKTASGVVYTKKKTRTTEEDETTPVSKKAKTAL; encoded by the exons ATGGCTGAGTTTGTGGACCTGAATATTCCCCATTTGGCGGAGAAGGCGTCGCTGCAGAAACTGGTGGAGGCGGCAGCGCACC TTGGCTATTCAACTGTTGCAATCAATTACGTCGTTGACTATGATGAAAAGAAGAAG GAAATTGTCAAGCCATTGTCTCCCAAAGAATTGTTTACAGCCCTGCCTCTCGTACAG GGGAAATCCAAGCCAATTAAGATTTTATCGAGGCTAACACTTGTTGTTTCTGATCCATCGCACTGCAATATTCTA AGATCGACATCTACCAACATAAAATTTTACGACATCTTTGCTGTGTTTCCTAAGAGTGGAAAACTCTTTCAT GTGGCCTGCACAACCTTAGACGTAGATATTGTGTGCATCAACGTAACAGAAAAGCTGCCGTTCTACATTAAGAGACCCTCTGTGAATGTG GCAATAGATCGAGGCATCTACTTTGAACTTATTTATGTGCCTGCCATCAAAGACTCCACAATGAGGAGATACACGGTTTCAAATGCGCTCAGCCTGATGCAGATCTGCCGAGGGAAG AATATAATTTTATCCAGTGCAGCAGAAAAG CCTCTACAACTACGAGGTCCGTACGATGTGGCGAACCT AGGGTGGCTGTTTGGCTTGTCTGAAAGCAATGCCAAGGCAGCAGTTTCTACGAATGGCCGAGCAGTCCTGCTTCATGGAG AAGCCCGGAAGACTGCCTCTGGCGTAGTGTACACCAAGAAAAAAACTCGAACCACGGAGGAAGATGAGACTACTCCAGTCAGTAAAAAAGCCAAGACGGCTTTGTGA